A DNA window from Porphyromonas gingivalis ATCC 33277 contains the following coding sequences:
- a CDS encoding TolC family protein, with product MKRTILLTALTVLSSLSLLRAQNESEASTNPMSGLSLEDCIRIAKERNLNLRRQEIEQENRIISLDAARHSFLPSVNAGIGHNYSFGRSKDKTGVTVDRSSMNTNLSIGASVEVFSGTRRLHDLKQQKYNVEDGIARLQKAREDLSLQIAALYINLLFRQEMTRTAETQLALIREQRNRTAEMVRVGKWAEGKLLDINAQMAKDEQLLVQYRSEEELARLDLGQALELEHPESIAVKAPDTDVLVAERLGSLLAPEEIYRTALGLKPALHSSELQIASAREGLASARAAYFPTLSLSAGYSNGYFRDLGKEYAAINPSFSEQWKNNGSYSIGLSLNIPIFSAMQTQDRVRSSRLQIRSSELRLVEEKKALYKEIRQAYSNAVAADKAIAAAENSKAATLKAYEYARDSFEAGRLSAYEYAEAKTKYALSQVEELRAKYDFIYKAKVLDFYQGKDF from the coding sequence ATGAAACGGACAATCCTCCTGACGGCACTGACCGTCCTATCTTCGCTCTCCTTGCTTCGTGCACAAAATGAATCCGAAGCATCAACCAATCCGATGTCAGGCCTCTCCCTGGAAGACTGTATCCGGATAGCCAAGGAGCGCAACCTGAATCTGCGCAGACAGGAGATCGAACAAGAAAACCGAATCATTAGTCTCGATGCAGCACGACACAGTTTCCTGCCCTCGGTCAATGCAGGCATCGGACACAACTATAGCTTCGGACGTTCGAAAGACAAAACGGGAGTAACCGTAGATCGCTCCTCGATGAATACCAATCTCAGCATCGGAGCTTCGGTGGAAGTATTCAGCGGCACACGTCGTCTGCACGACCTCAAGCAGCAAAAGTACAACGTGGAGGATGGTATAGCCCGACTTCAAAAAGCGCGTGAAGACCTCAGCCTGCAAATCGCGGCTCTCTATATCAATTTGCTCTTCCGTCAGGAAATGACTCGTACGGCAGAAACACAGTTGGCACTGATTCGCGAGCAACGCAATCGCACGGCCGAAATGGTTCGCGTAGGTAAATGGGCAGAGGGTAAGCTCCTCGACATAAATGCCCAGATGGCCAAGGACGAACAACTTCTCGTACAATATCGTTCGGAGGAGGAGCTGGCTCGTCTGGACTTGGGGCAAGCCCTCGAACTGGAGCATCCCGAAAGCATTGCAGTCAAGGCTCCCGACACAGACGTTCTCGTAGCAGAAAGGTTGGGATCTCTCCTTGCTCCCGAAGAGATCTATCGCACGGCTCTCGGCTTGAAACCGGCACTGCATTCGAGCGAGCTGCAAATAGCTTCGGCACGCGAAGGTCTGGCCTCGGCTCGTGCGGCATACTTCCCGACGCTCAGCCTCTCTGCCGGATACAGCAACGGTTACTTCCGCGACCTCGGCAAGGAGTATGCCGCCATCAACCCCTCCTTCTCCGAACAGTGGAAGAACAACGGCAGCTACAGTATCGGACTCTCTTTGAATATCCCCATCTTCTCTGCCATGCAAACGCAAGATCGCGTTCGGAGCAGTCGCCTGCAAATACGCTCAAGCGAGCTTCGACTCGTCGAAGAGAAAAAAGCCCTCTATAAAGAGATCAGGCAAGCATACAGCAATGCCGTGGCAGCCGATAAGGCCATCGCAGCAGCCGAAAACAGCAAGGCCGCTACGCTCAAGGCATACGAATACGCTCGCGACAGCTTCGAGGCAGGGCGCTTGTCTGCCTACGAATATGCCGAGGCAAAAACAAAATACGCCCTCAGCCAAGTGGAAGAACTTCGTGCCAAGTATGACTTCATATACAAAGCCAAAGTTTTGGATTTCTATCAGGGCAAAGACTTCTAA
- a CDS encoding efflux RND transporter periplasmic adaptor subunit: protein MKKYFKIFLWVLLAVAVIGTFMFLWQKSKAKPKEYQIETVTKQDTIESKTVITGTVEPRDEVLIKPQMNGIVAELLHEAGDVVQSGDVIARLTVVPEMIQLSQAESRVRMAEISYEQGKESYARSKDLFDKSVIALEEFEAAEANFAKIKEELSNAREAMEIVKKGASSRTAKQSNTLVRSTVTGKILNVPVKVGNSVIQANTFNEGTTIASIADMNDLIFVGKIDETEVGRIRLGSPMRISVGALGKESFPATVEYLAPKGSIVNGAVLFEVKASVHIPSDRVIRAGYSANAEIVLEGAYGVPAIPEACIEFSGDSTFVQVVKAEKPLQTERRQVKTGVSNGSNIEIKSGLKGGEKVRGIEKTEEKK from the coding sequence ATGAAAAAGTATTTCAAGATCTTCCTTTGGGTGCTGTTGGCCGTTGCAGTGATCGGCACTTTTATGTTCCTCTGGCAAAAGTCCAAAGCCAAACCCAAAGAGTACCAAATCGAAACGGTAACCAAGCAAGACACGATCGAGAGCAAGACGGTGATCACCGGTACGGTAGAGCCGCGCGACGAAGTGCTCATCAAACCACAGATGAACGGCATCGTAGCCGAACTGCTGCACGAAGCCGGAGACGTGGTACAGAGCGGAGACGTGATCGCCCGCCTCACTGTCGTTCCGGAAATGATCCAGCTTAGTCAGGCCGAGAGCCGTGTCCGTATGGCGGAGATTTCATACGAGCAAGGCAAAGAATCGTATGCCCGCAGCAAAGATCTTTTCGACAAATCGGTCATCGCTCTCGAAGAGTTCGAGGCAGCCGAGGCGAATTTCGCCAAAATCAAAGAGGAACTGTCCAATGCGCGTGAAGCCATGGAGATCGTAAAGAAAGGTGCCAGCAGCCGTACAGCCAAACAGAGCAATACGCTTGTGCGCAGCACGGTAACAGGTAAGATCCTGAATGTCCCGGTCAAAGTGGGTAATTCGGTCATTCAGGCCAATACGTTCAACGAGGGAACGACCATCGCTTCGATAGCGGATATGAACGATTTGATTTTTGTCGGCAAGATAGACGAGACGGAAGTCGGTCGCATTCGACTGGGCTCTCCCATGCGCATTTCGGTGGGAGCATTGGGGAAAGAAAGTTTTCCTGCCACAGTAGAATACCTTGCGCCCAAGGGAAGTATCGTAAACGGAGCTGTACTGTTCGAAGTGAAAGCTTCGGTACATATTCCAAGCGACAGAGTAATCCGTGCCGGCTATAGTGCCAATGCTGAGATCGTACTCGAAGGAGCCTATGGCGTACCGGCCATACCCGAAGCTTGTATAGAGTTCAGTGGCGACAGCACTTTTGTGCAGGTGGTAAAAGCAGAAAAGCCGCTACAGACCGAACGCCGTCAGGTGAAAACCGGCGTGTCGAACGGTTCGAATATCGAAATCAAAAGCGGACTTAAAGGCGGTGAAAAGGTACGTGGAATAGAAAAAACCGAAGAGAAGAAATGA